The following are encoded in a window of Drosophila teissieri strain GT53w unplaced genomic scaffold, Prin_Dtei_1.1 Segkk118_quiver_pilon_scaf, whole genome shotgun sequence genomic DNA:
- the LOC122625504 gene encoding uncharacterized protein LOC122625504, translated as MRSDATISPTKRELLSQLSRIYDPLGLVAPVTVLLKLIFQESWTSVLQWDDPIPESLRTRWRALVEDLPALTQCQVPRYIASPFRDVQLHGFADASSHAYGALVYARVAVGCSFQVTLVAAKTRVAPIKPVSIPHLELNAIVETSLTIPLFSTSCWTDSEIVLHWLSAPPRRWNTYVCNRTSEILSDFPRSCWNHVRTEDNPADCASRGLHPSKLLEHRLWNSAPFLTSEELLDAQRRLIRHVQQKSFAREYAQLESRRQLNAKSHLIRFSPFLDDYGVMRVGGRIEQSTLNYNAKHPILIPKDTPLAGLLVRHFHVSYLHTGVDATFTNLRQQYWILGARNLVLYIEVVSELTTQAFIAAFQRFIARRAKPTDLYSDNGTTFHGGKQTLDDMRRLAIQQAKDEECKSIDWRGGISCKPWFKAFGKGGIWNT; from the exons ATGCGAAGCGATGCGACCATTTCTCCGACGAAAAGAGAACTCTTGTCTCAGCTATCAAGAATTTATGATCCGCTTGGACTGGTAGCGCCGGTCACAGTTCTACTCAAGCTAATCTTCCAAGAAAGCTGGACAAGTGTCCTGCAGTGGGACGACCCCATTCCTGAAAGTCTACGTACGCGCTGGAGAGCCTTAGTAGAGGATTTGCCAGCACTTACGCAATGCCAAGTACCACGGTATATTGCGTCACCATTTCGAGATGTTCAACTACACGGATTCGCCGACGCATCCTCGCACGCCTACGGTGCGCTAGTTTacgctcgagttgcagttggatgcAGCTTTCAAGTAACTCTGGTTGCCGCCAAAACACGGGTGGCCCCGATCAAGCCCGTATCAATTCCACATTTGGAGCTAAACGCTATTGTCGAAACATCACTAACAATTCCTCTTTTCAGCAcgagctgctggacagattcagAAATTGTGCTACACTGGCTTTCAGCTCCCCCTCGACGGTGGAACACCTACGTCTGCAACCGAACTTCTGAGATATTGAGCGACTTTCCCCGTAGCTGCTGGAACCATGTTCGCACGGAAGACAATCCTGCTGATTGTGCTTCCCGAGGACTTCATCCGTCAAAGCTTCTGGAGCATCGACTGTG GAATTCGGCACCATTCCTTACGTCTGAAGAGTTGCTGGACGCACAGCGCCGACTTATTCGACATGTGCAACAAAAATCCTTTGCCAGAGAATATGCGCAGCTAGAGAGTCGACGCCAGCTTAACGCCAAATCGCATCTTATCCGGTTTTCTCCGTTTCTGGATGATTATGGAGTAATGCGAGTCGGTGGGAGAATCGAGCAATCTACACTCAACTACAACGCCAAGCACCCGATTCTGATACCTAAAGATACACCACTAGCTGGACTGCTGGTTCGACATTTTCATGTCTCCTATCTGCACACTGGAGTTGATGCAACGTTCACCAATCTTCGTCAGCAGTACTGGATTCTGGGAGCCCGCAATCTC GTACTTTACATCGAGGTTGTTAGTGAGCTAACTACACAGGCTTTCATCGCAGCCTTTCAACGATTCATTGCCCGCCGAGCGAAGCCTACTGACCTGTATTCGGACAACGGAACTACATTTCATGGAGGCAAGCAAACTTTGGATGACATGAGACGTCTGGCCATTCAACAAGCCAAAGATGAGGAATGCAAGTCAATCGATTGGAGAGGTGGAATCAGCTGCAAGCCATGGTTCAAGGCTTTTGGAAAAGGTGGCATATGGAATACCTGA